A region of Pyxidicoccus parkwaysis DNA encodes the following proteins:
- the ybeY gene encoding rRNA maturation RNase YbeY encodes MRLRKGKLIPRDDGKRIEEFVGAATTGTESASVAHMLAPPGWSEPAQRPEFDEVVVVLTGELTVVVEGRRERIGAGEVGLVPRGKRVVYRNDGQGACDYWSICAPAFRPELAHMETPAPREAEYHVTVQVAHTQGREYSRLLSGWARDYLKQLGLSGCELSLSLVDDRAIRRLNRTWRNKDKATDVLSFPAGELPKGTPGPRPLGDVVISLDTAKRQAKEYGRTLEAEMARYLAHGLLHLLGHDHEKPRDAKRMAALEEQLLGERGMVADSLQVDARARRARSLM; translated from the coding sequence GTGAGACTCCGCAAGGGGAAGCTGATTCCCCGCGACGACGGCAAGCGCATCGAGGAATTCGTAGGAGCGGCCACCACCGGCACGGAGTCCGCCTCCGTCGCGCACATGCTCGCGCCCCCGGGCTGGTCCGAGCCCGCGCAGCGCCCCGAGTTCGACGAGGTCGTCGTCGTCCTCACGGGCGAGCTGACGGTGGTGGTGGAGGGGCGTCGCGAGCGCATCGGCGCGGGCGAGGTGGGCCTCGTGCCGCGCGGCAAGCGCGTGGTGTACCGCAACGACGGGCAGGGCGCGTGCGACTACTGGTCCATCTGCGCCCCGGCCTTCCGCCCGGAACTGGCGCACATGGAGACGCCCGCGCCGCGCGAGGCCGAGTACCACGTCACCGTGCAGGTGGCGCACACCCAGGGCCGCGAGTACTCACGGCTCCTGTCGGGCTGGGCGCGCGACTACCTCAAGCAGCTCGGGCTGTCCGGCTGCGAGCTGTCCTTGTCGCTGGTGGATGACCGCGCCATCCGCCGCCTCAACCGCACCTGGCGCAACAAGGACAAGGCCACGGACGTGCTCAGCTTCCCCGCGGGAGAGCTGCCCAAGGGCACGCCGGGGCCGCGCCCGCTGGGTGACGTGGTCATCTCGCTGGACACGGCGAAGCGGCAGGCGAAGGAGTACGGCCGCACGCTGGAGGCGGAGATGGCGCGCTACCTGGCGCACGGCCTCCTGCACCTGCTGGGGCACGACCACGAGAAGCCGCGCGACGCGAAGCGGATGGCGGCGCTGGAGGAGCAGCTGCTGGGCGAGCGCGGCATGGTGGCGGACTCGCTCCAGGTGGATGCCCGCGCCCGCCGGGCCCGCAGCTTGATGTAG
- a CDS encoding RNA polymerase sigma factor gives MTSGGVLEIGQEGQGVAEASEARRQDVALLNRLRRGDPDAFEQLVRTHQDRLYDFCVRMVGDREEAHDLVQEIFVSVHQNVRRFREDSKLSTWLFRITKNHCINRLKYLKRRGRGRSEEYDEGQALWVDGPGAPPAPDAALESARERARVQWAISQLEPDARMLVALRDIEGLSYDEIIEITELPEGTVKSRLHRAREKLADLLGRLEP, from the coding sequence GTGACGTCGGGCGGCGTGCTCGAAATCGGACAGGAAGGGCAGGGTGTCGCCGAGGCGTCCGAGGCCCGCCGGCAGGACGTGGCGCTGCTCAACCGTCTGCGCCGCGGAGACCCGGACGCCTTCGAGCAACTGGTGCGCACGCACCAGGACCGGCTCTACGACTTCTGCGTGCGCATGGTGGGGGACCGCGAGGAGGCGCACGACCTGGTGCAGGAAATCTTCGTCAGCGTGCACCAGAACGTCCGCCGCTTCCGCGAGGACTCCAAGCTGTCCACCTGGCTGTTCCGAATCACGAAGAACCACTGCATCAACCGGCTGAAGTACCTCAAGCGCCGGGGCCGGGGCCGCTCGGAGGAGTACGACGAGGGCCAGGCCCTCTGGGTGGACGGGCCCGGAGCGCCGCCCGCGCCGGACGCGGCGCTGGAGTCCGCCCGGGAGCGCGCCCGCGTGCAGTGGGCCATCTCCCAGCTGGAGCCGGACGCGCGCATGCTGGTGGCCCTGCGCGACATCGAGGGCCTGAGCTACGACGAAATCATCGAGATTACCGAGCTGCCCGAGGGCACGGTGAAGAGCCGGCTCCACCGGGCGCGCGAAAAGCTGGCGGACCTCCTGGGGCGGCTTGAGCCATGA
- the prfB gene encoding peptide chain release factor 2 (programmed frameshift), whose product MANDSMEKINGLRERVLALRGHLDLDRKRSRIALIERESTLPNFWDDNTKAQSLLKEKSTLEASVGAYDKVMRGLDDAQTLLELAAEANDEATAKEAEGSLESLEGEVAKLELARMLSGEQDRSNCFMDINAGAGGTDSMDWAAMLLRMYTRYCEEKGWKVEINDEVPGEEAGFKNVSLRIEGDFAYGYLKAEVGVHRLVRISPFDANARRQTAFASVDVYPEVDDAIQIDLPEKDIELKFIRGSGAGGQKVNKTSSTAQLRHLPTGIIVTTQTERSQSANKEMAFKILRGRLYELEMKKREAARDAAEAQKKDISFGSQIRSYVLAPYRMVKDLRTGVETGNVDSVLDGKLDDFVTAQLLGVKNPNRGAGAD is encoded by the exons ATGGCGAACGATTCGATGGAGAAGATCAACGGCCTCAGGGAGCGCGTGTTGGCGCTCCGGGGGCATCTT GACCTGGACCGCAAGCGCTCCCGCATCGCGCTGATTGAGCGGGAATCCACGCTGCCCAACTTCTGGGACGACAACACCAAGGCCCAGTCGCTGCTGAAGGAGAAGTCCACGCTGGAGGCCAGCGTCGGCGCCTACGACAAGGTGATGCGCGGACTGGACGACGCGCAGACGCTCCTGGAACTCGCCGCCGAGGCCAACGACGAGGCCACCGCGAAGGAGGCGGAGGGCTCGCTGGAGTCGCTGGAGGGCGAGGTCGCCAAGCTGGAACTGGCGCGCATGCTCTCCGGCGAGCAGGACCGCAGCAACTGCTTCATGGACATCAACGCGGGCGCCGGCGGCACGGACTCCATGGACTGGGCCGCCATGCTGCTGCGGATGTACACGCGCTACTGCGAGGAGAAGGGCTGGAAGGTCGAGATCAACGACGAGGTGCCGGGCGAAGAGGCGGGTTTCAAGAACGTCTCGCTCCGCATCGAGGGTGATTTCGCCTACGGCTATCTCAAGGCGGAAGTGGGCGTGCACCGGCTGGTGCGCATCAGCCCGTTCGATGCGAACGCGCGGCGCCAGACGGCCTTCGCGTCCGTGGACGTCTATCCGGAGGTGGATGACGCGATTCAAATCGACCTCCCGGAGAAGGACATCGAGCTGAAGTTCATCCGCGGCAGCGGCGCGGGCGGCCAGAAGGTGAACAAGACGTCGTCCACCGCGCAGCTGCGCCACCTGCCCACCGGCATCATCGTCACCACCCAGACGGAGCGCTCGCAGTCGGCCAACAAGGAGATGGCCTTCAAGATTCTCCGCGGCCGCCTGTATGAGCTGGAGATGAAGAAGCGCGAGGCCGCGCGCGACGCGGCGGAAGCGCAGAAGAAGGACATCTCCTTCGGCTCGCAGATTCGCAGCTACGTCCTGGCTCCGTACCGCATGGTGAAGGACCTGCGCACCGGCGTGGAGACGGGCAACGTGGACTCGGTGCTGGACGGCAAGCTCGACGACTTCGTCACCGCACAGCTCCTCGGGGTGAAGAACCCCAACCGCGGCGCGGGCGCGGACTAA
- a CDS encoding anti-sigma factor family protein, with product MSSIHRKLLDVDPRMNHREARALFLALADDELPAPKAQAVRTHLDGCEDCRKGWEGYARTVERLKGVEREKAPPALATQVMNRVRRQRRFGLRGLHMRHAQYRVPVEILIPLLLGAAVAAFLFMAAP from the coding sequence ATGAGCAGCATTCATCGCAAACTCCTGGACGTGGACCCGCGGATGAACCACCGCGAGGCGAGGGCCCTGTTCCTCGCGCTCGCCGACGACGAGCTGCCCGCCCCCAAGGCGCAGGCGGTGCGCACCCACCTGGACGGCTGCGAGGACTGCCGCAAGGGCTGGGAGGGCTATGCGCGCACCGTGGAGCGGCTCAAGGGCGTGGAGCGGGAGAAGGCTCCGCCCGCGCTCGCCACGCAGGTGATGAACCGCGTGCGCCGCCAGCGCCGCTTCGGCCTGCGCGGCCTGCACATGCGGCACGCGCAGTACCGCGTCCCCGTGGAAATCCTCATCCCCCTGCTCCTGGGGGCCGCCGTGGCCGCCTTCCTGTTCATGGCCGCTCCCTGA
- the lysS gene encoding lysine--tRNA ligase, with product MAEEQNNDTGSKEQEIYDQRLEKAAKWREAGFNPYGNGYKPQHQAAEIHARHGTQSTEELDANPAVYDVAGRIVAMRSFGKAAFIKLRDRSGEIQVHMKKDALGDSYEVFKLADLGDFLAATGPVFRSKTGELTLSATKFTPLTKSLRPLPEKWHGLTDVEVRYRQRYLDMVSNPDVKATFLKRTKLVSFIRSFLDGRDFVEVETPMMHPLVSGAAARPFSTHHNALDIDLYMRIAPELYLKRLVVGGLERVYEINRNFRNEGISTRHNPEFTMLEFYQAYATYEDLMDLTEEMVSEAAKAVTGDTQVKYGEHVLDFGKGWKRISMTEAIREKVGSSLSDKDMADPDRLRAELLKTSHGESERRAIDAMNHGELVGALFEHHVEGTLVHPTFITHFPTAISPLARRNDKNPEITDRFELYVAGREIANAFSELNDPLDQKGRFLAQLEAKQRGQQETMDYDEDYIRALEHGMPPTAGEGIGIDRLAMLFTDSQSIRDVILFPLLKPLAK from the coding sequence ATGGCTGAAGAACAGAACAACGACACGGGGTCCAAGGAGCAGGAGATCTACGACCAGCGGCTGGAGAAGGCCGCCAAATGGCGCGAGGCCGGCTTCAACCCGTACGGCAACGGCTACAAGCCCCAGCATCAGGCGGCCGAGATTCACGCCCGCCACGGCACGCAGTCCACCGAAGAGCTCGACGCCAACCCCGCCGTCTATGACGTCGCGGGTCGCATCGTGGCCATGCGCTCGTTCGGCAAGGCCGCCTTCATCAAGCTGCGCGACAGGTCCGGCGAAATCCAGGTCCACATGAAGAAGGACGCCCTGGGTGACTCCTATGAGGTCTTCAAGCTCGCGGACCTCGGCGACTTCCTCGCCGCCACCGGCCCCGTCTTCCGCTCCAAGACGGGCGAGCTGACGCTGTCCGCCACGAAGTTCACTCCGCTCACCAAGTCCCTCCGGCCCCTGCCGGAGAAGTGGCACGGCCTCACGGACGTGGAGGTCCGCTACCGCCAGCGCTACCTGGACATGGTGTCCAACCCGGACGTGAAGGCCACGTTCCTCAAGCGCACGAAGCTCGTCAGCTTCATCCGGAGCTTCCTCGACGGCAGGGACTTCGTCGAGGTGGAGACGCCGATGATGCACCCGCTCGTCTCGGGCGCGGCGGCGCGGCCCTTCTCCACGCACCACAACGCGCTCGACATTGATTTGTACATGCGCATCGCCCCGGAGCTGTACCTCAAGCGCCTGGTGGTGGGCGGCCTCGAGCGCGTCTACGAAATCAACCGCAACTTCCGCAACGAGGGCATCAGCACCCGGCACAACCCCGAGTTCACGATGCTCGAGTTCTATCAGGCGTACGCCACGTACGAGGACCTGATGGACCTCACCGAGGAGATGGTCTCCGAGGCGGCCAAGGCCGTCACCGGCGACACCCAGGTGAAGTACGGCGAGCACGTGCTGGACTTCGGCAAGGGCTGGAAGCGCATCTCCATGACGGAGGCCATCCGCGAGAAGGTGGGCAGCAGCCTCTCGGACAAGGACATGGCGGACCCGGACCGGCTCCGCGCCGAGCTGCTCAAGACGTCCCACGGCGAGTCCGAGCGCCGGGCCATCGATGCCATGAACCACGGCGAGCTGGTGGGCGCGCTCTTCGAGCACCACGTCGAGGGCACCCTCGTTCATCCCACCTTCATCACCCATTTCCCCACCGCCATCTCCCCGCTCGCCCGCCGGAACGACAAGAACCCGGAAATCACGGACCGGTTCGAGCTGTACGTGGCGGGGCGGGAAATCGCGAACGCCTTCTCCGAGCTGAACGACCCGCTGGACCAGAAGGGCCGCTTCCTGGCCCAGCTGGAGGCGAAGCAGCGGGGCCAGCAGGAGACGATGGACTACGACGAGGACTACATCCGCGCCCTGGAGCACGGCATGCCGCCCACGGCCGGTGAGGGCATCGGGATTGATCGGCTCGCCATGCTGTTCACCGATTCCCAGAGCATTCGCGACGTCATTCTTTTCCCTCTCCTCAAGCCACTGGCGAAGTAG
- a CDS encoding ABC transporter permease, with protein MHSAERRTVHRWSFIWAGALVALVGFILLGVAISASQAWAEVSAALGLSLVGWGGVLQVFDAALLVPAQSALGASPSELHTGMLLSGALVWLAGWGLVATGIRRASGPGEGPSPAAGAPLYPRLARYRDFYWSTLGAYGGGILLAEVALILLQTVLSSGVPSTELGGASQNAGGGLSLPPTGAFAISLAVAGAVAFVSGFIGASRAQRLSLPEATIGVLYLGLPIPIVLTLMERVPSLQLALGYRLREVTYVAGLLGRPELAYWLVFTALVLALVLGINTGFIAAGSGRVDLKLGFELFVARRHVAVFRPSLLLGTLAVLMFGIIPPLLVYFIIRSAEAAVERTRIRALGMADPLAAASDLNRLKLREQSPTMMMTALSVGGVGVGVMALIIVLSVMSGFEADLQKKILGTNAHAVVSKYAGELPEYPKVMETIARVPGVVGQTPFIINQVMIASEGNVDGVIIKGIDPKTVGSVTDLPDYLLGGGKLDILYTPEKILNRGLPEEEPAGGGSETAIEDDIIRRSGKSTKPAVLPGIIVGRELAASLRVVVGDRVNVVSPLGTELGPTGPIPKSRAFRVAGIFYSGMYEYDSKFVYILLTEAQKFFEVQGASGIELKVADIDDARRIAGQVVKVLGGYPYRARDWGEMNKNLFSALRLEKLVMGIILSIIIVVAAGLIVATVIMLVLEKRKEISVLKALGVPDGGIVKIFLAEGLQIGVAGGFLGLFSGLAWCVFIEKVGIKLDPEVYYIPALPVRVEPVQTALAVVIAVLVTYLASIYPALKASSVEPVEGLKAE; from the coding sequence GTGCACTCGGCCGAACGGCGTACCGTCCATCGCTGGAGCTTCATCTGGGCCGGGGCCCTCGTGGCCCTGGTGGGCTTCATCCTGCTCGGGGTGGCCATCTCCGCCTCGCAGGCCTGGGCGGAGGTGAGCGCCGCCCTGGGGCTGTCCCTCGTGGGGTGGGGCGGGGTGCTCCAGGTGTTCGACGCAGCCCTCCTCGTGCCCGCCCAGTCGGCACTGGGCGCGTCCCCGTCCGAGCTGCACACCGGGATGCTGTTGTCCGGCGCGCTCGTCTGGCTGGCGGGCTGGGGGCTCGTCGCCACCGGCATCCGCCGCGCCTCGGGCCCGGGTGAGGGGCCCAGCCCCGCCGCGGGCGCTCCGCTGTACCCGCGCCTGGCGCGCTACCGGGACTTCTACTGGAGCACGCTCGGGGCCTATGGCGGAGGCATCCTCCTGGCGGAGGTGGCGCTCATCCTCCTGCAGACGGTGCTCTCCAGCGGCGTGCCGTCCACGGAGCTGGGCGGCGCCTCGCAGAATGCCGGCGGAGGGCTGTCGCTGCCGCCCACGGGGGCCTTCGCCATCTCCCTGGCCGTGGCGGGCGCGGTAGCCTTCGTCTCGGGCTTCATCGGAGCCTCGCGCGCGCAGCGGCTGTCGCTGCCCGAGGCCACCATCGGCGTCCTCTACCTCGGCCTGCCCATCCCCATCGTCCTCACGCTGATGGAGCGGGTGCCCTCGCTGCAGCTCGCGCTCGGCTACCGGCTGCGCGAGGTGACGTACGTGGCGGGGCTGCTCGGCCGTCCGGAGCTGGCGTACTGGCTCGTCTTCACCGCGCTGGTGCTGGCACTGGTGCTGGGCATCAACACCGGCTTCATCGCCGCCGGCAGTGGCCGGGTGGACCTGAAGCTGGGCTTCGAGCTCTTCGTCGCGCGCCGCCACGTGGCGGTGTTCCGGCCCTCGCTGCTGCTGGGCACGCTGGCGGTGCTGATGTTCGGCATCATCCCGCCGCTGCTCGTCTACTTCATCATCCGCTCGGCGGAAGCCGCGGTGGAGCGCACCCGCATCCGCGCGCTCGGCATGGCGGACCCGCTGGCGGCGGCCTCGGACCTCAACCGGCTGAAGCTGCGCGAGCAGTCGCCCACCATGATGATGACCGCCCTGTCCGTGGGCGGCGTGGGCGTGGGTGTCATGGCGCTCATCATCGTCCTCTCGGTGATGAGCGGCTTCGAGGCCGACCTCCAGAAGAAGATTCTCGGCACCAACGCGCACGCGGTGGTGTCCAAGTACGCGGGCGAGCTGCCCGAGTACCCCAAGGTCATGGAGACCATTGCCCGGGTGCCCGGCGTGGTGGGCCAGACGCCCTTCATCATCAACCAGGTGATGATTGCCTCCGAGGGCAACGTCGACGGCGTCATCATCAAGGGCATCGACCCGAAGACGGTGGGCTCGGTGACGGACCTGCCGGACTACCTGCTCGGCGGCGGCAAGCTCGACATCCTCTACACGCCCGAGAAGATTCTGAACCGGGGCCTGCCCGAGGAGGAGCCCGCGGGCGGAGGCTCGGAAACAGCCATCGAAGACGACATCATCCGCCGCTCCGGCAAGTCCACGAAGCCCGCGGTGCTGCCGGGCATCATCGTGGGTCGGGAGCTCGCGGCCTCGCTGCGCGTGGTGGTGGGCGACAGGGTGAATGTCGTGTCCCCGCTCGGCACGGAGCTGGGGCCCACCGGGCCGATTCCCAAGAGCCGTGCCTTCCGCGTCGCGGGCATCTTCTACTCGGGCATGTACGAGTACGACTCCAAGTTCGTCTACATCCTGCTGACGGAGGCGCAGAAGTTCTTCGAGGTCCAGGGCGCCAGCGGCATCGAGCTGAAGGTCGCGGACATCGACGATGCGCGCCGCATCGCCGGGCAGGTGGTGAAGGTGCTGGGCGGCTATCCCTACCGGGCCCGCGACTGGGGTGAGATGAACAAGAACCTCTTCTCCGCGCTGCGCCTGGAGAAGCTGGTGATGGGCATCATCCTCTCCATCATCATCGTCGTGGCCGCCGGCCTCATCGTCGCCACCGTCATCATGCTGGTGCTGGAGAAGCGGAAGGAGATCTCCGTCCTCAAGGCGCTGGGCGTCCCCGACGGCGGCATCGTCAAAATCTTCCTCGCGGAGGGCCTGCAGATTGGCGTCGCGGGAGGCTTCCTGGGGCTCTTCTCCGGCCTCGCCTGGTGCGTCTTCATCGAGAAGGTCGGCATCAAGCTGGACCCGGAGGTCTATTACATCCCCGCGCTGCCGGTGCGCGTCGAGCCCGTGCAGACGGCGCTCGCCGTCGTCATCGCGGTGCTCGTCACCTACCTCGCCTCCATCTACCCGGCCCTCAAGGCCAGCAGCGTGGAGCCGGTGGAAGGCCTCAAGGCGGAGTAG
- a CDS encoding Lnb N-terminal periplasmic domain-containing protein, with protein sequence MPRLSLIATCLLGLLLWAAPAHAREVYIPPWGSGESRGEDLSIWLVTFSPGDDVPSWWGHGSLVVEDKRLQVSRLYNYGMFTFNDTMLVHFAMGRLEFWVGHSPVGATFHYYQSEDRDVRIQELNLTPEQRLVIAKRLADNVLPENREYLYHHYNDNCVTRLRDMIDVATGGQLKEMDKAPGRMTLREHTRRYTSVNAPMSVLLDFMMNDEIDHPITKWEEAFLPDELEAQVAALQVKGADGQAHSLAAKTWNYYESPTRKRPPAEPPAWGPWILALGVALGGAAVGLAAWERRGSRLARVLLGLENMVLGLLLGIPGTALLVMWLVTDHTVTYRNENLFLANPLTLLALPFGVALFWNSKKARARLSKIWLVLAALGVLGVVLKVLPPFDQDNWRLIALILPINLGMAGAFGLERVLARLRGTQAASAGRGGAVASLKAP encoded by the coding sequence ATGCCCCGCCTGTCACTCATCGCCACCTGCCTGCTCGGCCTCCTGTTGTGGGCGGCCCCGGCCCACGCACGCGAGGTCTACATTCCGCCCTGGGGCTCCGGTGAGAGCCGGGGCGAGGACCTGTCCATCTGGCTGGTGACGTTCAGCCCCGGAGACGACGTGCCCTCGTGGTGGGGCCACGGCTCGCTGGTGGTGGAGGACAAGCGGCTGCAGGTGTCGCGCCTCTACAACTACGGGATGTTCACCTTCAACGACACCATGCTGGTCCACTTCGCCATGGGCCGCCTGGAGTTCTGGGTGGGCCACTCGCCCGTCGGCGCCACCTTCCACTACTACCAGTCGGAAGACCGCGACGTCCGCATCCAGGAGCTCAACCTCACCCCGGAGCAGCGGCTCGTCATCGCCAAGCGACTGGCGGACAACGTGCTGCCGGAGAATCGCGAGTACCTGTATCACCATTACAACGACAACTGCGTGACGCGGCTGCGCGACATGATTGACGTCGCCACCGGCGGGCAGTTGAAGGAGATGGACAAGGCCCCCGGCCGCATGACGCTGCGCGAGCACACGCGGCGCTACACGTCGGTGAATGCGCCCATGAGCGTGCTGCTCGACTTCATGATGAACGATGAAATCGACCATCCCATCACGAAGTGGGAGGAGGCCTTCCTCCCGGACGAGCTCGAGGCGCAGGTGGCGGCGCTCCAGGTGAAGGGCGCGGATGGACAGGCGCACTCCTTGGCGGCGAAGACGTGGAACTACTACGAGTCGCCCACGCGCAAGCGCCCGCCCGCGGAGCCTCCGGCGTGGGGCCCGTGGATTCTGGCGCTGGGCGTGGCGCTGGGAGGCGCGGCGGTGGGACTGGCCGCGTGGGAGCGCCGTGGCAGCCGGCTGGCGCGGGTGCTGCTCGGCCTGGAGAACATGGTGCTGGGGCTGTTGCTCGGCATCCCGGGCACGGCGCTGCTCGTCATGTGGCTGGTGACGGACCACACGGTGACGTACCGGAACGAGAACCTCTTCCTCGCCAACCCGCTGACGCTGCTGGCGCTGCCCTTCGGTGTGGCGCTCTTCTGGAACAGCAAGAAGGCGCGCGCGAGGCTGTCGAAAATCTGGCTGGTGCTGGCGGCCTTGGGCGTGCTGGGCGTGGTGCTCAAGGTGCTGCCGCCGTTCGACCAGGACAACTGGCGGCTCATCGCGCTCATCCTGCCCATCAACCTCGGCATGGCGGGCGCATTCGGGCTGGAGCGCGTGCTGGCGCGGCTGCGCGGGACGCAGGCGGCGTCAGCCGGGCGGGGCGGCGCCGTCGCTTCGCTCAAGGCGCCCTGA
- a CDS encoding ABC transporter ATP-binding protein, with protein MALLSIRNVFKSYFLHGKRIDVLRGVSLDIEKGELVSLIGASGAGKSTFLHVLGTLDAPAAGEVLFEGRSVFSMNDAEIAEFRNRTMGFVFQSHYLLPEFTALENVAMPALIQRKDRGGAYTYARELLERVGLGQRVDHRPGELSGGEAQRVALARALVLKPAVLLADEPTGNLDPATGEGIHQLLREVNRELGITAVVVTHNETLARSMPRRLRLAAGEVSEA; from the coding sequence ATGGCGCTGTTGTCCATCCGCAACGTCTTCAAGAGCTACTTCCTGCACGGCAAGCGCATCGACGTGCTGCGCGGCGTGTCGCTGGACATCGAGAAGGGCGAGCTCGTCTCGCTCATTGGCGCGTCCGGCGCGGGGAAGAGCACCTTCCTCCACGTGCTGGGCACCCTGGATGCCCCGGCCGCCGGCGAGGTCCTCTTCGAGGGCCGCTCCGTGTTCTCCATGAACGATGCGGAGATTGCCGAGTTCCGCAACCGAACCATGGGCTTCGTCTTCCAGAGCCACTACCTCCTGCCCGAGTTCACCGCCCTGGAGAACGTGGCCATGCCGGCCCTCATCCAGCGCAAGGACCGCGGCGGGGCGTACACCTACGCCCGCGAATTGCTGGAGCGGGTGGGGCTGGGCCAGCGCGTGGACCACCGGCCGGGTGAATTGTCCGGTGGCGAAGCCCAGCGCGTGGCCCTGGCCCGCGCCCTGGTGCTCAAGCCCGCCGTCCTGCTCGCCGACGAGCCGACCGGCAACCTGGACCCGGCCACCGGCGAGGGCATCCACCAGCTCCTCCGGGAGGTCAACCGGGAGCTGGGCATCACCGCGGTGGTGGTCACCCACAACGAGACGCTCGCTCGCTCCATGCCCCGCCGACTGAGGCTGGCCGCGGGCGAGGTGTCGGAGGCGTGA